A window of Sebastes umbrosus isolate fSebUmb1 chromosome 3, fSebUmb1.pri, whole genome shotgun sequence contains these coding sequences:
- the LOC119484613 gene encoding uncharacterized protein LOC119484613 isoform X8 gives MLSNRQSEVTVRRSVRLTNAGYYNHLGKPVISYKETATYKKRRFSPDGLRKSIAKTISMASGIIGANGANRDSGASGASWGNEASGANRDSGGNRDSGGNRASGANGASGANRASGANRASGANRASWASGANRDSGASWGNEASGANRDSGGNRASGANGANGASWASGANRDSWASGASGAKEASGDNRDSGGNWASGANGASGGNGACWNGIIRWLFFMLLMCLGIVYFTLALSMNSNSLDSGPSASLFPSTKRDKALSTYEWMGERMRMLQDKVLRLKWVKEPPGDTMPNFALESQGALVLARLSSETYQCTGPTCFLSSLISLWRQPVDPSIVTQGGPIVDGRCWPFDGERGHLALSHPVTISHVTLGHISKTVSLTGSISNSPKMFAVYGMKTKEDEGTLLGTFLYDQDGESLQTFKLSDQEAGVFSHVKLQVESNWGNPDYTCVYNFRVYGTI, from the exons tCACGGTACGCAGAAGCGTTCGACTGACCAACGCAGGATATTACAACCATCTAGGAAAACCAGTCATTTCCTACAAGGAGACGGCTACGTACAA AAAAAGGAGGTTTTCTCCAGACGGTCTGAGAAAGTCCATCGCCAAGACAATCAGCATGGCCAGCGGGATCATAGGGGCCAAT GGGGCCAACAGGGACAGCGGGGCCAGTGGGGCCAGCTGGGGCAACGAGGCCAGCGGGGCCAACAGGGACAGCGGGGGCAACCGGGACAGCGGGGGCAACCGGGCCAGTGGGGCCAATGGGGCCAGCGGGGCCAACAGGGCCAGCGGGGCCAACAGGGCCAGCGGGGCCAACAGGGCCAGCTGGGCCAGCGGGGCCAACAGGGACAGCGGGGCCAGCTGGGGCAACGAGGCCAGCGGGGCCAACAGGGACAGCGGGGGCAACCGGGCCAGTGGGGCCAATGGGGCCAATGGGGCCAGCTGGGCCAGCGGGGCCAACAGGGACAGCTGGGCCAGTGGGGCCAGCGGGGCCAAAGAGGCCAGCGGGGACAACAGGGACAGCGGGGGCAACTGGGCCAGTGGGGCCAACGGGGCCAGCGGGGGCAACGGGGCCTGCTGGAACGGCATTATTCGCTGGCTGTTCTTCATGCTGCTCATGTGTCTTG GAATTGTATACTTCACCCTGGCTCTATCCATGAACAGCAACTCTCTTGACTCAGGaccctcagcgtcacttttcCCATCAACCAAGCGGGATAAG GCCTTGAGCACATATGAATGGATGGGGGAGCGGATGAGAATGCTGCAGGACAAGGTGCTGAGGTTAAAGTGGGTCAAGGAGCCACCAGGGGACACTATGCCCAACTTTGCCCTGGAGTCGCAAG gGGCCCTTGTTTTAGCTCGATTGTCCTCGGAAACATACCAATGCACCGGACCAACCTGTTTTCTTTCATCCCTGATATCTCTTTGGAGACAACCTGTAGACCCAAGTATTGTGACTCAG GGAGGACCAATCGTGGATGGACGCTGCTGGCCATTTGATGGTGAGCGTGGACATTTAGCCCTGTCCCACCCAGTGACCATCAGCCATGTGACACTGGGTCACATTTCAAAGACCGTGTCGCTAACTGGCAGCATCTCGAACAGCCCAAAGATGTTTGCTGTCTAT GGCATGAAGACTAAAGAGGATGAAGGTACCCTACTAGGAACCTTTCTTTATGATCAGGACGGCGAGTCATTGCAGACTTTCAAACTGTCT GATCAGGAAGCAGGTGTCTTCAGCCATGTGAAGCTGCAAGTCGAGAGCAACTGGGGAAATCCTGACTACACTTGCGTGTACAATTTCAGGGTCTATGGGACCATATAG
- the LOC119484613 gene encoding uncharacterized protein LOC119484613 isoform X10: MLSNRQSEVTVRRSVRLTNAGYYNHLGKPVISYKETATYKKRRFSPDGLRKSIAKTISMASGIIGANGANRDSGASGASWGNEASGANRDSGGNRDSGASWGNEASGANRDSGGNRASGANGANGASWASGANRDSWASGASGAKEASGDNRDSGGNWASGANGASGGNGACWNGIIRWLFFMLLMCLGIVYFTLALSMNSNSLDSGPSASLFPSTKRDKALSTYEWMGERMRMLQDKVLRLKWVKEPPGDTMPNFALESQGALVLARLSSETYQCTGPTCFLSSLISLWRQPVDPSIVTQGGPIVDGRCWPFDGERGHLALSHPVTISHVTLGHISKTVSLTGSISNSPKMFAVYGMKTKEDEGTLLGTFLYDQDGESLQTFKLSDQEAGVFSHVKLQVESNWGNPDYTCVYNFRVYGTI; encoded by the exons tCACGGTACGTAGAAGCGTTCGACTGACCAACGCAGGATATTACAACCATCTAGGAAAACCAGTCATTTCCTACAAGGAGACAGCTACGTACAA AAAAAGGAGGTTTTCTCCAGACGGTCTGAGAAAGTCCATCGCCAAGACAATCAGCATGGCCAGCGGGATCATAGGGGCCAAT GGGGCCAACAGGGACAGCGGGGCCAGTGGGGCCAGCTGGGGCAACGAGGCCAGCGGGGCCAACAGGGACAGCGGGGGCAACCG GGACAGCGGGGCCAGCTGGGGCAACGAGGCCAGCGGGGCCAACAGGGACAGCGGGGGCAACCGGGCCAGTGGGGCCAATGGGGCCAATGGGGCCAGCTGGGCCAGCGGGGCCAACAGGGACAGCTGGGCCAGTGGGGCCAGCGGGGCCAAAGAGGCCAGCGGGGACAACAGGGACAGCGGGGGCAACTGGGCCAGTGGGGCCAACGGGGCCAGCGGGGGCAACGGGGCCTGCTGGAACGGCATTATTCGCTGGCTGTTCTTCATGCTGCTCATGTGTCTTG GAATTGTATACTTCACCCTGGCTCTATCCATGAACAGCAACTCTCTTGACTCAGGaccctcagcgtcacttttcCCATCAACCAAGCGGGATAAG GCCTTGAGCACATATGAATGGATGGGGGAGCGGATGAGAATGCTGCAGGACAAGGTGCTGAGGTTAAAGTGGGTCAAGGAGCCACCAGGGGACACTATGCCCAACTTTGCCCTGGAGTCGCAAG gGGCCCTTGTTTTAGCTCGATTGTCCTCGGAAACATACCAATGCACCGGACCAACCTGTTTTCTTTCATCCCTGATATCTCTTTGGAGACAACCTGTAGACCCAAGTATTGTGACTCAG GGAGGACCAATCGTGGATGGACGCTGCTGGCCATTTGATGGTGAGCGTGGACATTTAGCCCTGTCCCACCCAGTGACCATCAGCCATGTGACACTGGGTCACATTTCAAAGACCGTGTCGCTAACTGGCAGCATCTCGAACAGCCCAAAGATGTTTGCTGTCTAT GGCATGAAGACTAAAGAGGATGAAGGTACCCTACTAGGAACCTTTCTTTATGATCAGGACGGCGAGTCATTGCAGACTTTCAAACTGTCT GATCAGGAAGCAGGTGTCTTCAGCCATGTGAAGCTGCAAGTCGAGAGCAACTGGGGAAATCCTGACTACACTTGCGTGTACAATTTCAGGGTCTATGGGACCATATAG
- the LOC119484613 gene encoding uncharacterized protein LOC119484613 isoform X3: MLSNRQSEVTVRRSVRLTNAGYYNHLGKPVISYKETATYKKRRFSPDGLRKSIAKKISMASGIIGANRASGANRDSGASGASWSNEASGANRASGANRDSGASGANRDSGASGASWGNEASGANRDSGGNRDSGGNRASGANGASGANRASGANRASGANRASWASGANRDSGASWGNEASGANRDSGGNRASGANGANGASWASGANRDSWASGASGAKEASGDNRDSGGNWASGANGASGGNGACWNGIIRWLFFMLLMCLGIVYFTLALSMNSNSLDSGPSASLFPSTKRDKALSTYEWMGERMRMLQDKVLRLKWVKEPPGDTMPNFALESQGALVLARLSSETYQCTGPTCFLSSLISLWRQPVDPSIVTQGGPIVDGRCWPFDGERGHLALSHPVTISHVTLGHISKTVSLTGSISNSPKMFAVYGMKTKEDEGTLLGTFLYDQDGESLQTFKLSDQEAGVFSHVKLQVESNWGNPDYTCVYNFRVYGTI; the protein is encoded by the exons tCACGGTACGCAGAAGCGTTCGACTGACCAACGCAGGATATTACAACCATCTAGGAAAACCAGTCATTTCCTACAAGGAGACGGCTACGTACAA AAAAAGGAGGTTTTCTCCAGACGGTCTGAGAAAGTCCATCGCCAAGAAAATCAGCATGGCCAGCGGGATCATAGGGGCCAACAGGG CCAGCGGGGCCAACAGGGACAGCGGGGCCAGTGGGGCCAGCTGGAGCAACGAGGCCAGCGGGGCCAACAGGGCCAGCGGGGCCAACAGGGACAGCGGGGCCAGCGGGGCCAACAGGGACAGCGGGGCCAGTGGGGCCAGCTGGGGCAACGAGGCCAGCGGGGCCAACAGGGACAGCGGGGGCAACCGGGACAGCGGGGGCAACCGGGCCAGTGGGGCCAATGGGGCCAGCGGGGCCAACAGGGCCAGCGGGGCCAACAGGGCCAGCGGGGCCAACAGGGCCAGCTGGGCCAGCGGGGCCAACAGGGACAGCGGGGCCAGCTGGGGCAACGAGGCCAGCGGGGCCAACAGGGACAGCGGGGGCAACCGGGCCAGTGGGGCCAATGGGGCCAATGGGGCCAGCTGGGCCAGCGGGGCCAACAGGGACAGCTGGGCCAGTGGGGCCAGCGGGGCCAAAGAGGCCAGCGGGGACAACAGGGACAGCGGGGGCAACTGGGCCAGTGGGGCCAACGGGGCCAGCGGGGGCAACGGGGCCTGCTGGAACGGCATTATTCGCTGGCTGTTCTTCATGCTGCTCATGTGTCTTG GAATTGTATACTTCACCCTGGCTCTATCCATGAACAGCAACTCTCTTGACTCAGGaccctcagcgtcacttttcCCATCAACCAAGCGGGATAAG GCCTTGAGCACATATGAATGGATGGGGGAGCGGATGAGAATGCTGCAGGACAAGGTGCTGAGGTTAAAGTGGGTCAAGGAGCCACCAGGGGACACTATGCCCAACTTTGCCCTGGAGTCGCAAG gGGCCCTTGTTTTAGCTCGATTGTCCTCGGAAACATACCAATGCACCGGACCAACCTGTTTTCTTTCATCCCTGATATCTCTTTGGAGACAACCTGTAGACCCAAGTATTGTGACTCAG GGAGGACCAATCGTGGATGGACGCTGCTGGCCATTTGATGGTGAGCGTGGACATTTAGCCCTGTCCCACCCAGTGACCATCAGCCATGTGACACTGGGTCACATTTCAAAGACCGTGTCGCTAACTGGCAGCATCTCGAACAGCCCAAAGATGTTTGCTGTCTAT GGCATGAAGACTAAAGAGGATGAAGGTACCCTACTAGGAACCTTTCTTTATGATCAGGACGGCGAGTCATTGCAGACTTTCAAACTGTCT GATCAGGAAGCAGGTGTCTTCAGCCATGTGAAGCTGCAAGTCGAGAGCAACTGGGGAAATCCTGACTACACTTGCGTGTACAATTTCAGGGTCTATGGGACCATATAG
- the LOC119484613 gene encoding uncharacterized protein LOC119484613 isoform X7 — MLSNRQSEVTVRRSVRLTNAGYYNHLGKPVISYKETATYKKRRFSPDGLRKSIAKTISMASGIIGANGANRDSGASGASWGNEASGANRDSGGNRDSGGNRASGANGASGANRASGANRASGANRASWASGANRDSGASWGNEASGANRDSGGNRASGANGANGASWASGANRDSWASGASGAKEASGDNRDSGGNWASGANGASGGNGACWNGIIRWLFFMLLMCLGIVYFTLALSMNSNSLDSGPSASLFPSTKRDKALSTYEWMGERMRMLQDKVLRLKWVKEPPGDTMPNFALESQGALVLARLSSETYQCTGPTCFLSSLISLWRQPVDPSIVTQGGPIVDGRCWPFDGERGHLALSHPVTISHVTLGHISKTVSLTGSISNSPKMFAVYGMKTKEDEGTLLGTFLYDQDGESLQTFKLSDQEAGVFSHVKLQVESNWGNPDYTCVYNFRVYGTI, encoded by the exons tCACGGTACGTAGAAGCGTTCGACTGACCAACGCAGGATATTACAACCATCTAGGAAAACCAGTCATTTCCTACAAGGAGACAGCTACGTACAA AAAAAGGAGGTTTTCTCCAGACGGTCTGAGAAAGTCCATCGCCAAGACAATCAGCATGGCCAGCGGGATCATAGGGGCCAAT GGGGCCAACAGGGACAGCGGGGCCAGTGGGGCCAGCTGGGGCAACGAGGCCAGCGGGGCCAACAGGGACAGCGGGGGCAACCGGGACAGCGGGGGCAACCGGGCCAGTGGGGCCAATGGGGCCAGCGGGGCCAACAGGGCCAGCGGGGCCAACAGGGCCAGCGGGGCCAACAGGGCCAGCTGGGCCAGCGGGGCCAACAGGGACAGCGGGGCCAGCTGGGGCAACGAGGCCAGCGGGGCCAACAGGGACAGCGGGGGCAACCGGGCCAGTGGGGCCAATGGGGCCAATGGGGCCAGCTGGGCCAGCGGGGCCAACAGGGACAGCTGGGCCAGTGGGGCCAGCGGGGCCAAAGAGGCCAGCGGGGACAACAGGGACAGCGGGGGCAACTGGGCCAGTGGGGCCAACGGGGCCAGCGGGGGCAACGGGGCCTGCTGGAACGGCATTATTCGCTGGCTGTTCTTCATGCTGCTCATGTGTCTTG GAATTGTATACTTCACCCTGGCTCTATCCATGAACAGCAACTCTCTTGACTCAGGaccctcagcgtcacttttcCCATCAACCAAGCGGGATAAG GCCTTGAGCACATATGAATGGATGGGGGAGCGGATGAGAATGCTGCAGGACAAGGTGCTGAGGTTAAAGTGGGTCAAGGAGCCACCAGGGGACACTATGCCCAACTTTGCCCTGGAGTCGCAAG gGGCCCTTGTTTTAGCTCGATTGTCCTCGGAAACATACCAATGCACCGGACCAACCTGTTTTCTTTCATCCCTGATATCTCTTTGGAGACAACCTGTAGACCCAAGTATTGTGACTCAG GGAGGACCAATCGTGGATGGACGCTGCTGGCCATTTGATGGTGAGCGTGGACATTTAGCCCTGTCCCACCCAGTGACCATCAGCCATGTGACACTGGGTCACATTTCAAAGACCGTGTCGCTAACTGGCAGCATCTCGAACAGCCCAAAGATGTTTGCTGTCTAT GGCATGAAGACTAAAGAGGATGAAGGTACCCTACTAGGAACCTTTCTTTATGATCAGGACGGCGAGTCATTGCAGACTTTCAAACTGTCT GATCAGGAAGCAGGTGTCTTCAGCCATGTGAAGCTGCAAGTCGAGAGCAACTGGGGAAATCCTGACTACACTTGCGTGTACAATTTCAGGGTCTATGGGACCATATAG